Proteins encoded within one genomic window of Triticum aestivum cultivar Chinese Spring chromosome 2D, IWGSC CS RefSeq v2.1, whole genome shotgun sequence:
- the LOC123048400 gene encoding uncharacterized protein, giving the protein MARGLCVGRTDGSMGEWRVRSHRSCGSSKLHLWSTIGRLDSLHRPMAVEDQGASNLQNSRLADYSIPYLNDRRQRRESSSGAKAHGAGGRALATRPVDEPRTSHESRKHKRLEAVRRPRSHHSSDDGRLGRSGHEGGDRGRRDAAPARQLGAGAVVASSPRSRSGDRGKVAAKYAAPVVSEDSVEEGDDEEMEDTSSADDGRFGHTGRHGAAPARQAGAVVASRNRSRDGHRRSRIVVTDDSGDDDGDEETGSSDDNDEESRDNEEKEEEDGIKGTNTDDDCGDSGDSEEEEEEEEDVMNGTNKDDESDDNEEEEDDDERKNKGKSKGADDVMKRKKEDVDVMKGKKKEDDNGNSPGRCKSVEEEVGGEDDGNSTHDDSSDANADEEESDDTTETEEEEEEEEEQEAEEEEEEESDEAEQDRRVAPRRNGEAGQDQRVAPRSTGEAGGRARPAVEGLPRIRKRRFEGLWIVEEPDTTAPPPGRGLISERTRSQLSCSNKKLLKRGTVSRPVLLDTSSSGSEPEEAVPPPQPTSWAAEDDSAGEDRRPANRKKKRRCREQIGQGGRSEEEDDHNDDPDAEPDDDRTFPWNARKGPSSSRPKTGASNRQQSAAKERGKTHAGSSTNPRRAKNRAANTAEGRGLQDDISFKKSSLSHRKRKHPEEEDIPCNDRLSSLFDGIPSYRNGSAPADAQGGGSDTMPLVFKFGEEAEVKSEHDELEDQLWGDYDFVLEANNANAHSSEEVEESQGQDIPSDQKTLSSQGKHDLFTDDQIGTWCKHCGFVLEIKYVMAPMESTSLVVIKVALYGISFLVSEKTCSHTSRKPFMWKKLAGGIDIEEVKKIVKTDTLSGCVISHAPGTGKTRLAITFVQSYLEVFPQCFPVIIAPKGMLDTWETEFRKWNVKIPFHILNSRDIHWHGDKTVEKLASNDKDLARRLSISSIDKNYMRALKLRSWAEGSRIIGLSYSLFQKLTKGEGNDDDKLRQMLLQRPDLLILDEGHTPRNKESNIFKALAEVRTKRRIILSGTPFQNNFEELRSMFSLLLLANFEAMDFFPSSKLHNMTDVMVDEIRKKLDPFVHIHNGDILHKSLKGLRESVVILNPLPSQKRIIAMMEKHKTRGKHPQKNKTQGSTFESEYKISLASVHPSLVAGMEKLPKEVKSVVDELPLERLRLKPSEGVKTRFVYEVVRLCQALKERVLVFSQFLEPLELMMQQLRNEFNWTKGKEIMYMSGNVSPKTRKTLMVAFNDVESEANVMLASTKACGEGITLVGASRVVLLDVVWNPSVGRQAIGRAYRIGQQKIVHTYNLIAKGTQEKAKYDTQAKKDQMSKLLFSSEPQPAECSRSSEFISNDRILEQMTEDEDLKEMFVSILPSQW; this is encoded by the exons ATGGCAAGAGGGCTCTGTGTTGGAAGGACAGATGGATCAATGGGTGAATGGCGTGTGAGATCGCACCGCTCGTGTGGGTCAAG CAAGCTCCACCTATGGTCTACTATTGGAAGGCTCGACTCTCTTCATCGCCCCATGGCTGTGGAAGACCAAGGTGCCTCTAACCTTCAAAATTCCCGTCTGGCTGATTATTCAATACCGTACTTGAATGATAGACGG CAGAGACGAGAGTCGTCGAGCGGAGCCAAGGCGCACGGGGCGGGGGGTCGCGCTCTCGCGACGAGGCCTGTTGACGAACCGCGAACCTCCCACGAGTCGAGGAAGCACAAGAGACTCGAGGCCGTCCGTCGTCCTCGGTCTCATCATTCCAGCGACGATGGACGGCTCGGGAGATCCGGCCACGAGGGTGGCGACAGGGGCCGGCGTGATGCTGCGCCGGCGAGGCAGCTCGGCGCCGGCGCAGTTGTTGCGTCAAGCCCTCGTTCGCGGAGCGGCGACCGAGGAAAAGTGGCTGCGAAGTATGCTGCACCCGTGGTGTCCGAAGATAGCGTGGAGGAAGGTGATGATGAAGAGATGGAAGACACCAGCTCAGCTGACGATGGGAGATTCGGCCATACGGGCCGGCATGGTGCTGCACCGGCGAGGCAGGCCGGCGCGGTTGTTGCATCTCGTAATCGTTCACGCGACGGCCACCGAAGAAGTAGAATTGTGGTAACTGATGACAGCGGGGATGACGATGGAGATGAAGAGACGGGAAGTTCAGATGACAATGATGAGGAATCCCGAGATaacgaggagaaggaggaggaggatgggatcAAGGGGACGAACACGGATGACGATTGTGGCGATAGTGGCgatagcgaggaggaggaggaggaggaagaggatgtgaTGAACGGGACGAACAAGGATGATGAAAGTGacgacaatgaggaggaggaggatgatgatgagaggaagaacaaggggaagagcAAGGGGGCTGATGATGTGATGAAGAGAAAGAAGGAGGATGTGGatgtgatgaaggggaagaagaaggaggatgACAATGGTAATAGCCCCGGCAGATGCAAATCCGTAGAGGAGGAGGTCGGTGGGGAGGACGACGGAAACAGCACTCACGACGACAGTTCTGATGCCAATGCTGACGAAGAGGAGTCTGACGACACTACagagacagaggaggaggaggaggaggaggaggagcaggaggcggaggaggaagaagaagaagaatctgacgaGGCAGAGCAGGACCGGCGTGTCGCGCCTAGACGCAACGGCGAGGCAGGGCAGGACCAGCGTGTCGCGCCTCGCAGCACCGGCGAGGCCGGTGGGAGGGCCAGACCAGCCGTCGAGGGCTTGCCAAGAATCAGAAAGAGGAGATTCGAGGGGTTGTGGATCGTCGAGGAGCCCGACACCACCGCCCCCCCTCCCGGCCGGGGTCTCATCAGTGAGCGGACACGGTCGCAGCTGAGCTGCTCCAACAAGAAACTGCTGAAACGTGGTACTGTAAGCAGGCCGGTCCTGCTCGACACATCTTCCTCCGGCTCCGAGCCAGAGGAAGCCGTGCCACCGCCTCAGCCAACCAGCTGGGCGGCCGAGGACGACAGCGCCGGCGAAGACAGAAGGCCGGcgaataggaagaagaagagacgGTGCCGGGAGCAGATCGGCCAAGGCGGGCGCTCAGAGGAAGAGGACGACCACAACGACGACCCAGACGCTGAACCTGACGACGACAGAACGTTCCCATGGAACGCCAGGAAGGGGCCGAGCTCAAGCCGGCCGAAGACCGGAGCGTCAAACCGGCAGCAGTCCGCTGCCAAAGAACGTGGCAAAACCCACGCTGGCTCTTCTACCAACCCACGACGCGCCAAGAATCGCGCTGCGAACACAGCAGAGGGGCGCGGTCTGCAGGATGACATTTCCTTCAAGAAAAGCTCCCTGTCTCATCGCAAGAGGAAGCATCCGGAGGAGGAGGACATCCCTTGCAATGATCGACTCTCCTCCTTATTCGACGGGATACCGAGCTACCGGAATGGCTCTGCTCCTGCCGATGCACAGGGCGGCGGCAGCGACACGATGCCTCTGGTGTTCAAGTTCGGGGAGGAAGCAGAAGTGAAATCAGAGCATGACGAGCTTGAGGATCAACTGTGGGGAGACTACGATTTTGTCCTTGAAGCCAACAATGCCAATGCTCACAGCTCCGAGGAG GTTGAAGAGAGCCAGGGGCAAGATATTCCATCAGACCAAAAAACTTTAAGCAGTCAAgggaagcatgatttatttaccgATGACCAAATTGGAACTTGGTGCAAGCACTGCGGCTTTGTTCTTGAAATTAAATATGTAATGGCCCCTATG GAGAGTACATCACTGGTAGTCATAAAAGTGGCCCTGTATGGAATCTCATTCCTGGTATCCGAGAAGACATGTTCCCACACCAGCAGGAAGCCTTTCATGTGGAAGAAACTGGCCGGAGGAATTGACATTGAAGAAGTGAAGAAGATTGTGAAAACTGATACTCTAAGTGGCTGTGTGATCTCTCACGCCCCAGGGACGGGGAAGACCAGATTAGCGATCACATTTGTTCAATCTTACCTCGAGGTTTTCCCGCAGTGTTTTCCGGTCATCATTGCCCCCAAGGGGATGCTTGACACATGGGAAACTGAGTTCAGGAAATGGAATGTGAAGATACCTTTCCACATACTGAATTCCAGAGATATCCACTGGCATGGAGATAAAACGGTCGAAAAACTGGCCTCGAATGATAAGGATTTGGCCCGAAGGCTGTCCATAAGCAGCATTGACAAGAATTATATGCGCGCGCTGAAATTGCGATCGTGGGCTGAGGGGAGTAGAATCATTGGACTAAGCTACAGCCTGTTCCAGAAGCTCACCAAAGGAGAAGGCAATGATGATGACAAGCTGAGGCAGATGCTTCTTCAAAGGCCTGACTTGCTGATCCTTGATGAAGGACACACGCCAAGGAACAAGGAGAGCAATATTTTTAAGGCTCTTGCTGAAGTTCGTACAAAAAGGAGAATTATCCTATCCGGAACTCCTTTTCAAAATAACTTTGAAGAGCTTCGGAGCATGTTTAGCCTGTTACTTCTGGCAAATtttgaagccatggatttctttcCTTCTTCGAAACTACACAACATGACAGATGTGATGGTAGACGAGATCAGGAAAAAATTGGACCCttttgtgcacatccataatggcgACATTCTTCATAAATCCCTCAAAGGACTAAGAGAATCTGTTGTGATTCTGAATCCTCTTCCCAGCCAGAAGAGGATAATCGCAATGATGGAGAAACATAAAACACGTGGCAAACATCCTCAGAAAAATAAGACACAGGGCAGCACTTTTGAGTCGGAATACAAGATATCTCTTGCGTCTGTACATCCGTCCCTCGTTGCTGGCATGGAAAAGTTGCCAAAAGAAGTAAAATCTGTTGTGGACGAGCTTCCATTGGAGAGGTTACGGCTGAAGCCAAGTGAAGGAGTTAAGACGAGGTTTGTGTACGAGGTTGTGCGTTTATGTCAAGCTTTAAAAGAGCGAGTGCTTGTGTTTAGCCAGTTTCTTGAACCATTGGAGTTGATGATGCAACAACTGAGGAATGAGTTCAACTGGACCAAAGGCAAAGAGATCATGTATATGAGTGGAAATGTCTCCCCTAAAACCCGCAAAACCTTGATGGTGGCCTTCAATGATGTGGAGAGCGAGGCCAACGTGATGCTTGCATCGACCAAGGCGTGTGGAGAAGGTATCACCCTCGTTGGAGCATCGCgtgtggtgctccttgatgttgtGTGGAACCCTTCTGTTGGAAGGCAGGCGATTGGACGTGCATATCGTATTGGTCAACAAAAGATTGTCCATACATACAATCTAATCGCAAAAGGAACACAAGAGAAGGCCAAATATGACACACAAGCTAAGAAGGACCAAATGTCCAAATTGCTATTTTCAAGTGAGCCACAGCCTGCAGAGTGCAGCCGGTCATCAGAATTTATTTCCAATGACAGGATTTTGGAACAGATGACTGAAGATGAAGATCTGAAAGAGATGTTTGTGAGTATTCTCCCGTCGCAGTGGTGA